Proteins encoded in a region of the Zea mays cultivar B73 chromosome 4, Zm-B73-REFERENCE-NAM-5.0, whole genome shotgun sequence genome:
- the LOC109945657 gene encoding uncharacterized protein, producing MLDTTTARGRSRGRGVATTSVERAFSSMNIIKTELRNKTGDEWLNHRMVCYIKRDIFTSIEDAKILDYFQGMRTRRVNLPRTSGSGARSTDVDVDMIHFGGATS from the exons ATGTTGGATACAACCACTGCTAGAGGTCGCTCAAGAGGTCGTGGAG TGGCAACAACATCTGTGGAGAGAGCTTTCTCATCTATGAATATCATTAAAACTGAGTTGCGGAATAAGACAGGAGACGAATGGCTTAACCATCGTATGGTGTGTTATATTAAGAGGGATATATTTACAAGcattgaggatgcaaagatattgGATTATTTTCAAGGCATGAGAACCCGCAGGGTGAATCTACCTCGTACTAGTG GTTCTGGAGCAAGAAGCACTGATGTTGATGTTGACATGATACATTTTGGAGGAGCTACATCATAA